The following proteins are encoded in a genomic region of Enterocloster clostridioformis:
- a CDS encoding TRAP transporter small permease has translation MGESISARSHYMNVFEKINHCFLYFEKIVLTFCTIVLVIAIFIQVVCRYILLISTPWAEELARYLFVWMAYLGGGYALHTGGQIEIDIAPTIIKSLKGISTATKDRIILLLKTVGLVITVVFLLGFCWVFGNYIMFIAGGSQTSQTMHIPMWIVYFPVLIGSLITVWHGVYRILCNIWPVSVNVD, from the coding sequence ATGGGAGAAAGTATATCAGCAAGATCGCATTATATGAATGTATTTGAAAAAATAAATCACTGCTTTCTTTATTTTGAAAAGATTGTGCTTACGTTCTGCACCATTGTTCTTGTTATAGCTATTTTTATTCAGGTTGTCTGCCGTTACATATTACTGATCTCTACCCCGTGGGCAGAAGAATTGGCACGGTATCTGTTTGTGTGGATGGCTTATCTGGGAGGGGGATATGCGCTCCATACTGGGGGACAGATAGAGATTGATATAGCGCCTACCATTATCAAATCATTGAAAGGGATAAGCACTGCAACAAAAGACAGGATCATTCTGCTGTTAAAAACAGTAGGTCTGGTGATAACAGTAGTGTTTCTCCTTGGATTTTGCTGGGTATTTGGGAATTATATTATGTTCATAGCTGGAGGAAGCCAGACATCCCAGACAATGCATATCCCTATGTGGATTGTATATTTCCCCGTACTTATTGGATCCCTTATTACGGTGTGGCATGGAGTATACAGGATATTGTGCAATATTTGGCCGGTATCTGTTAATGTAGATTGA
- a CDS encoding TRAP transporter large permease, whose translation MTPLTALLVFIGTFLFVAIVFVIPVSYALGIASMVVFMAGGHDVVTVAQYAWSSLDSFSFLAIPFYIYAGTLMEYSGISKMLINWIGGIIGRVRGSLGIITILASMAFGVLTGSAMATISAIGKIVQPQMEKEKYPRGYVAALLAATCFLGILIPPSVPGIMYALSAGIKISDVWMVTIGPTLIFMVGYITVNYCRIGRHLPKPEAVSISGTERLEEFGKNTFRAIPALLMPVIIYGCIYGGICTPTEAGALSAVYGIFYYLILWFVNKKAIKIDFLTIAAISGASTAVIGLLNAFSVIAGKVITLTGVSGFLSNLITQSISTKGGFLLMINILFLFMGTFMDINATILIMTPLLLPVAMNAYGITALHFGAIMLVNMCVGFLTPPFAVGIFVGQKIAGATFTDTVKEAVPFIIVGLAAILVTTLCSGYLMFFVNLFT comes from the coding sequence ATGACACCATTAACAGCATTATTGGTTTTTATAGGTACGTTTTTATTTGTGGCAATCGTTTTTGTGATTCCTGTTAGCTACGCATTGGGAATTGCCTCTATGGTTGTGTTTATGGCTGGGGGCCATGATGTGGTGACGGTTGCACAGTATGCATGGTCCTCCCTGGACAGCTTTTCCTTCCTGGCAATACCGTTTTACATATATGCCGGTACATTGATGGAATACAGCGGCATTTCCAAAATGCTGATAAACTGGATCGGAGGTATTATAGGCAGGGTAAGAGGAAGTCTGGGAATCATAACCATTCTTGCATCCATGGCCTTTGGCGTACTTACCGGTTCTGCTATGGCAACAATATCTGCCATTGGAAAAATTGTTCAGCCGCAAATGGAAAAAGAGAAATATCCCAGAGGCTATGTGGCGGCATTGCTGGCAGCTACATGCTTTTTGGGGATCCTTATTCCTCCGTCCGTACCGGGGATCATGTACGCGCTGTCGGCAGGAATTAAAATATCGGATGTCTGGATGGTCACTATTGGACCGACGCTTATTTTTATGGTTGGATATATCACTGTTAATTATTGCAGGATTGGGCGTCATCTTCCAAAGCCGGAGGCAGTTTCCATAAGTGGAACTGAACGTCTGGAAGAGTTTGGAAAAAACACATTTCGTGCAATTCCAGCATTACTCATGCCTGTTATTATATACGGATGTATATATGGAGGCATCTGTACGCCTACAGAAGCCGGTGCGTTAAGTGCGGTATATGGCATTTTTTATTATCTGATTTTGTGGTTTGTAAATAAGAAAGCGATCAAGATCGATTTCCTTACCATAGCAGCGATCAGCGGTGCATCAACAGCTGTGATCGGATTGTTAAATGCTTTTTCGGTTATTGCAGGAAAAGTGATAACACTCACGGGAGTCTCTGGTTTCCTCTCAAACCTCATTACACAGTCCATTTCAACCAAAGGCGGTTTCCTTTTAATGATTAATATCCTATTTTTGTTTATGGGAACATTTATGGATATTAATGCCACTATCCTGATCATGACGCCGCTTCTTCTTCCGGTTGCAATGAACGCTTATGGTATTACAGCGCTCCATTTTGGCGCGATCATGCTTGTGAATATGTGCGTGGGTTTTTTGACACCGCCTTTTGCAGTGGGGATATTTGTGGGACAAAAAATCGCAGGAGCTACATTTACAGACACAGTAAAGGAAGCAGTCCCCTTTATCATAGTTGGTCTGGCGGCGATTTTAGTCACAACTCTTTGCTCTGGATATTTAATGTTTTTTGTTAATCTGTTTACGTAA
- a CDS encoding class I fructose-bisphosphate aldolase — MEFMGYSARMRRLMPEKDGRYFGLTVDHSMARGVMRGLDTFQKTIDDMCAGGPDAITMHKGLAERCFGQHAGITPLVLKCTTFSPYQPDFDTPVATVEEGVRLGADAVSIGCIVCGDKQPQQLSTLADYCKKAKELGMPVISHIYPRGNCLKDEARYDWKNILYATRAAAELGVDLIKTNYTGDPESFARVVEGTPSMVAIAGGDNCRTPQELFKMTKDVLDSGAAGVTYGRFIIQYPKITPIVKAVKSIIHGGYSVKEAMELLEELEHE, encoded by the coding sequence ATGGAATTTATGGGATATAGTGCAAGAATGCGCCGGTTAATGCCTGAAAAGGACGGCAGATATTTCGGATTGACTGTGGACCACAGTATGGCCAGGGGGGTTATGAGAGGACTTGATACATTCCAGAAGACCATAGATGATATGTGTGCAGGAGGACCGGATGCAATAACCATGCATAAAGGATTGGCAGAACGGTGCTTTGGCCAACATGCAGGTATTACACCCTTGGTATTGAAATGCACTACTTTTTCTCCCTACCAGCCGGATTTTGACACACCGGTGGCCACGGTAGAGGAAGGGGTAAGACTGGGAGCGGACGCAGTGTCCATAGGGTGTATTGTATGTGGAGACAAACAGCCGCAGCAGTTATCTACACTGGCTGATTACTGTAAGAAAGCAAAAGAGCTGGGAATGCCTGTCATATCCCACATATATCCAAGAGGAAACTGCTTAAAAGATGAAGCCAGATATGATTGGAAAAATATACTGTATGCAACAAGAGCTGCGGCAGAGTTGGGAGTTGATCTGATCAAGACCAATTATACGGGAGATCCGGAAAGTTTTGCAAGGGTAGTGGAAGGAACCCCCAGTATGGTTGCCATTGCTGGAGGCGATAACTGTCGAACTCCCCAGGAATTGTTTAAAATGACGAAGGACGTACTGGACTCCGGTGCAGCGGGAGTTACCTATGGCAGGTTTATCATACAGTATCCCAAAATCACTCCGATTGTCAAAGCGGTAAAGTCGATCATACATGGCGGATATTCAGTGAAAGAAGCAATGGAACTATTGGAAGAGCTGGAACATGAGTGA
- the ltrA gene encoding group II intron reverse transcriptase/maturase, translating into METGHGIKYRQLHIEDYLREIPAEQGRETGEYAHERITGNPDTNTDFRTDNLLDTILRSDNLNAAYKKVKTNKGVGGIDGMQVDELLPYLREHQSELVEQVREGKYKPNPVRRVEIPKEEKGKTRKLGIPTVVDRVIQQAIAQELTPLYEEQFSDNSIGFRPGRGAHDALERCRKYINEGYVYVVSMDLQSYFDTVNHSKLIEVLSRTVKDGRVISLIHKYLKAGVMEDGGFHATTEGVPQGGPLSPLCGNVMLNELDKELERRGHKYVRYADDCLILCKSRKSAERTMENIVPFITGKLFLKVNLQKTTVSHVSKIKYLGYGFYRHKGKCRMRIHPKSVAKMKNRIRELTTRGNKWSNQEREEKLRSYARGWINYYRYADMKSLMEQTDEWLRHRIRAVYWKQWKKVRTRYKMLRALHLPEWKVHEMANCRKGVWRAAGMLNSALTKRIIVDRLGYPDMTAHYLKVRVNY; encoded by the coding sequence ATGGAAACCGGACATGGAATTAAGTACAGACAACTTCATATTGAGGACTACCTGCGAGAGATACCTGCGGAACAGGGAAGGGAAACAGGAGAGTACGCCCATGAAAGGATTACCGGGAACCCCGACACCAACACGGACTTTCGGACGGACAACCTGCTAGATACGATTCTTAGAAGCGACAATCTAAATGCCGCCTATAAGAAGGTCAAAACGAACAAAGGCGTTGGTGGGATTGACGGAATGCAGGTGGATGAACTTCTACCCTACCTGAGAGAACACCAGTCCGAATTGGTCGAGCAGGTGAGGGAAGGCAAATACAAGCCAAACCCAGTCCGAAGGGTAGAAATACCCAAAGAGGAGAAAGGAAAAACAAGGAAACTGGGGATACCCACAGTGGTAGACAGGGTAATCCAACAGGCAATCGCACAGGAACTGACGCCCTTATATGAAGAACAGTTCTCTGACAACAGCATCGGATTCCGTCCCGGCAGAGGGGCGCATGACGCACTGGAAAGATGTAGGAAATATATCAACGAAGGATATGTCTACGTGGTCAGCATGGATTTACAATCCTACTTTGACACGGTGAACCACAGCAAGCTGATAGAGGTGCTGTCGAGGACGGTGAAGGACGGGAGGGTAATCTCGCTGATACACAAGTACCTGAAAGCCGGAGTAATGGAGGACGGAGGATTTCACGCAACGACCGAGGGCGTGCCGCAGGGAGGCCCGCTAAGTCCCTTATGTGGAAATGTCATGCTGAATGAGTTGGACAAGGAACTGGAGCGCAGGGGACACAAGTATGTGAGGTATGCGGATGACTGCCTGATTCTGTGCAAAAGCAGGAAAAGCGCAGAGAGGACAATGGAAAACATTGTGCCATTCATCACAGGAAAACTGTTTCTGAAAGTCAATCTTCAGAAAACGACAGTGAGCCACGTCAGCAAGATAAAATACCTGGGCTACGGCTTTTACCGGCATAAAGGGAAATGCCGCATGAGGATACACCCGAAGTCGGTGGCAAAAATGAAGAACCGGATACGGGAGCTGACAACCAGAGGGAACAAATGGAGCAATCAGGAGAGGGAAGAAAAACTCCGAAGCTATGCAAGGGGATGGATTAACTATTATCGATATGCAGACATGAAAAGCCTGATGGAACAGACGGATGAGTGGCTGCGCCACAGAATCCGAGCGGTGTACTGGAAACAATGGAAGAAGGTACGCACAAGATATAAAATGTTGCGGGCGTTACATTTACCAGAGTGGAAGGTGCATGAGATGGCGAACTGCCGAAAGGGAGTGTGGAGAGCGGCGGGAATGCTCAACTCGGCACTCACCAAAAGAATCATAGTGGACAGACTTGGTTATCCCGATATGACTGCCCACTATCTGAAAGTCCGAGTAAACTATTGA
- a CDS encoding four-carbon acid sugar kinase family protein yields MKRLFSITDDLTGAADSGSYFTNRGIELTNYTELNPDKIT; encoded by the coding sequence ATGAAACGATTATTCTCAATTACGGATGATTTGACAGGGGCAGCAGATTCGGGCAGCTATTTTACAAACAGGGGGATTGAACTGACTAATTATACGGAATTGAATCCGGATAAAATCACTTAG
- a CDS encoding helix-turn-helix domain-containing protein — translation MRRKTIDTIPVLSDAMKNILSAFSKSRSLPSGLVKRASIVLPASQGEFNQNIAPQAGLHYNNAAAWRSRFLAALPALRRIEMDAPEKLEDEIRAVLSDKKRPGAPSVFTPDQIMPIIVLACSSPNDFGYEVSQWSLDDTSRFPSSFVIASKTMTLLS, via the coding sequence ATGCGAAGGAAAACAATTGATACTATCCCGGTTTTATCTGATGCCATGAAAAACATATTATCTGCTTTTTCAAAAAGCCGCTCCCTTCCGTCAGGACTGGTCAAAAGAGCCAGCATTGTCCTGCCTGCGTCACAGGGGGAATTCAACCAGAATATTGCGCCACAGGCCGGGCTTCATTATAATAATGCTGCCGCCTGGCGCAGTCGGTTCCTCGCGGCGCTCCCAGCCTTGCGGAGGATTGAAATGGACGCCCCGGAAAAGCTTGAAGATGAGATACGGGCAGTCCTCTCCGATAAAAAACGCCCCGGTGCCCCGTCTGTTTTTACGCCGGACCAGATCATGCCGATCATCGTCCTTGCCTGCAGCAGCCCAAATGATTTTGGGTACGAAGTAAGCCAGTGGAGCCTTGATGATACGAGCCGTTTCCCATCCTCTTTTGTGATCGCATCAAAAACAATGACCCTGTTATCCTGA
- a CDS encoding glucose PTS transporter subunit EIIB: MGYNYKQIAESVVKCIGGQKNIKSVQHCATRLRLIVVDKEKIDEKGMGDIEGVKGTFFTAGQFQIIFGTGHVNRVYEEVTKLGINETTESEAKEAKMDGKNRLQKAIRTFGDVFVPVIPALVATGLFLV, from the coding sequence ATGGGATACAATTATAAACAGATTGCCGAGTCGGTTGTTAAATGTATTGGTGGTCAGAAAAATATTAAATCCGTGCAGCATTGTGCTACCAGACTTCGTCTGATTGTTGTGGATAAAGAGAAAATAGATGAAAAAGGAATGGGGGATATTGAGGGAGTAAAAGGTACATTTTTTACAGCAGGACAGTTCCAGATTATTTTTGGTACAGGACATGTCAACCGAGTCTATGAAGAAGTGACCAAGCTGGGCATCAATGAAACAACGGAGAGTGAAGCAAAAGAGGCGAAAATGGATGGAAAGAATCGGTTGCAAAAGGCAATTCGAACTTTTGGGGATGTATTTGTTCCGGTTATCCCGGCTCTAGTTGCTACGGGTTTATTCCTAGTATAA
- a CDS encoding PTS transporter subunit EIIC, giving the protein MLGLKGALLNDNFLSIFGMTTAEVPQTFSVLVDVLSGTTFAFLPAIVCWSTFRVFGGSPVLGLILGLMLVNGALPNAYSVADPSSGVVPIYLFGFIPIVGYQGSILPAFVAGWLGSKLEKKLRKTVPTTFDFMVTPFLVLLIMLLLSLVVIGPILHGVENNLLSAMEVALHLPFGIGGLIIGFFWSIITLTGVHHISNMLEISLLANTGFNPMNAILCMCGFSSSGVCLAIALKAKKKEVRVIGPSATASALLGIGEPALFGVLLRYNIKPFILSCCVNGVAGMIAMIIGLQGTGNGITTIPGILLYIYSPHQLIMYIILAAVTFISAFVLAWIFVVPKEVMEE; this is encoded by the coding sequence ATACTAGGACTTAAGGGGGCACTTCTCAACGATAATTTTCTTTCAATCTTCGGAATGACAACTGCAGAAGTACCTCAGACATTTTCTGTCTTAGTGGATGTATTGTCGGGGACAACATTTGCATTTCTTCCGGCGATTGTTTGCTGGTCCACTTTCAGGGTGTTCGGTGGTTCCCCGGTGCTGGGATTGATTCTTGGTCTCATGCTAGTCAACGGCGCACTTCCAAACGCTTATTCTGTGGCCGATCCGTCAAGCGGAGTTGTTCCAATTTATCTGTTCGGGTTTATACCTATTGTAGGATACCAGGGCAGTATCCTTCCTGCTTTTGTGGCGGGCTGGCTTGGAAGTAAATTAGAAAAAAAATTGAGAAAGACGGTTCCAACAACCTTTGATTTTATGGTTACTCCTTTCTTGGTTCTTCTCATTATGCTTCTTCTTTCACTTGTTGTTATTGGACCAATCTTGCATGGAGTAGAAAATAATCTTCTGTCAGCTATGGAGGTGGCACTACATTTGCCTTTCGGTATTGGAGGTCTGATAATAGGATTCTTCTGGTCAATCATAACGCTAACTGGAGTACATCATATTTCAAACATGCTTGAGATTAGCCTTCTGGCAAATACAGGATTTAATCCGATGAATGCAATTCTTTGTATGTGTGGGTTTTCTTCATCTGGTGTCTGCCTTGCTATTGCTTTAAAGGCAAAAAAGAAAGAAGTTCGTGTAATTGGTCCCAGCGCCACTGCATCTGCTTTGCTAGGAATTGGGGAACCGGCCCTATTTGGTGTGCTTCTGAGATACAATATTAAACCATTTATTTTAAGCTGCTGTGTAAACGGAGTGGCTGGAATGATTGCGATGATTATCGGTCTTCAGGGAACAGGAAATGGAATTACGACAATTCCGGGAATTTTATTGTATATTTATTCACCACACCAGTTGATTATGTACATTATTTTGGCGGCGGTAACGTTTATTTCAGCTTTTGTTTTGGCGTGGATATTTGTCGTTCCAAAGGAAGTTATGGAAGAGTGA